CGGGTCGACGAAACATAGGATCGAAGTACACTACGTCAAAGCTATTATCATCATATTTGGCAAGTTGGGAATTGTAATCAGCATTCTCAACAGTTATACTACGCAAAGCTTCAGTAACACCAGGCAAGTCGCTAATATGATTTTGCAACCCATATTTCGTTATTAAAGCAAGCAGCGGCGAAGCTTCCAAACCTACAACTTTTCCATTATTCCCGACACAGTAACTTGCGACAATAGCATCGCTGGCCAGGCCTAAGGTACAATCAAGTACGGAGGCGTTTGGAAACAAGCCCATTGCATCGGTCATATGGTCATGTTTTCCATTTTTTAGGTTTTTTATACGTAGTTCCGCCATACTCAAATGGAAATAGTACTCTCCCGCTAAAGTATAAA
This sequence is a window from Veillonellaceae bacterium. Protein-coding genes within it:
- a CDS encoding class I SAM-dependent methyltransferase, which translates into the protein MAHAVVTTVRNATGTDESIGRMFASELGTVFVERNNYSIANLKNLYNVENIVVVTKSGPVIYTLAGEYYFHLSMAELRIKNLKNGKHDHMTDAMGLFPNASVLDCTLGLASDAIVASYCVGNNGKVVGLEASPLLALITKYGLQNHISDLPGVTEALRSITVENADYNSQLAKYDDNSFDVVYFDPMFRRPVHESSNMKPLRYLADHRPLTVEAVNEAKRVAKRRIVIKETKDSSEFSRLGVDTIVGGKYSSVSYGLIQLGG